The genome window GAAGAAAGCGCTGCCTAAGAAACCTAATGAGGATGAGCAGAGAGCTTTTGAAAGTTTGTATGAAACCAATCCGGTTACAGGAGAAAAACTCATCGACTGGCGCCAGCTCAACTATAAATACGAAATCTATGATTATACAGCTGCGGCTCAGCGTAAGTTCCGTCTGAATCCCCAGGAACGTACCTTCAACACCGATGTGAAGATAAATCCGGACGAGGTGGTGATGATTTCAAAAGATACCGCTTATTATGATGATGAGGGTAGAGTGGTGCGTGAGACCATCAACCGTCCGCTTTCAGGACCATGGGACTTCCTGAATACCTATATCGTGAATGTTTATCCTGACACTACCTGTTGGGTAAACGACTTCAGAAATGCAGAGAATGAAACCTATCTGAGAAGTTATTTCAGCAATCCTGCGTATAATGACTATCCGGTAGTCGGTGTTACCTGGGAACAGGCAAATGCCTTCTGTGCCTGGAGAACAGACTATCTGTTGAAGGGCTTAGGTCCTGAAGCAAGATATGTGCAGCGTTACCGTCTGCCAACCGAGGCAGAATGGGAATATGCTGCAAGAGGCAAGAACCAGAATGAATTTCCTTGGGACAATGCGGATGTGAAGAACGGGGATGGTTGTTTTTACGCCAATTTCAAACCAGACAGGGGCAACTATACCAAAGACGGCAACCTGATAACCAGCAAGGTGGCTATCTATTCGCCAAATTCTAATGGACTTTACGATATGGCTGGTAATGTGGCAGAGTGGACAAGTACCGTTTATACAGAGGCGGGTGTTGACGCAATGAGCGATTTTAACCCAACTTTACAGTATAATGCTGCCATAGAAGATCCTTACCGTTTGAAGAAGAAGAGTGTAAGAGGTGGTTCCTGGAAAGACCCAGAGTCGTTTATCCGTTCGGCATGGCGCACTTTCGAGTACCAGAATCAGCCTCGCTCATACATCGGATTCCGTTGTGTGAGAAGTCTTGCTACTACGGCTAGCGGAAAACAGAAACCATTGAAGAATAAGAATAGGAGATAAATAATATGAGCTATTATAGCAAATTCAATATCGTATACCGCTTACAGAAGTGGATGGATAGTGTGCCGGGTCAGACATTCCTTAACTATGCTTACAGCTGGGGTGCCTCTATCGTAATCGCTGGTACCCTCTTTAAGTTGACCCATCTTCCTGGTGCCAATCTCATGCTTTTCTTAGGTATGGGAACGGAGATTCTCGTGTTCTTCCTTTCTGCTTTCGACCGTCCTTTCGACAAGACAGCCGAAGGTAGAGACCTGCCTACCCATGCTACAGAGGAGTATCTGGAAGGAAAGGTGTCGGCTGAAGAAATGATGACTGCCAAGAATCGTTCTGAAACCATTCAACCTCAGGTTTCTTCTCCTGTCTCTCCTGTAATGACTGCTGCGCCAGAACTGACTCCACTTAATCCTGAGGTGGTGGAAGTTCAGAACAGCTACGTAGAACAGTTGAAGAGCCTGGTAGAAACCTTGAGTAAGGTAAACGAACAGAGTAGCCGACTGACTCGTGACAGCGAGGAGATGGAGAATCTGAACCGTACCTTGACAGGTATCAGCAGGGTATACGAGATGCAGCTGAAAAGTGCCAGCCAGCAGATTGGTACCATTGACCAGATCAATGAGCAGACCAAGATGATGGCAAAGCAGATAGAACAGTTGAACAAAATTTATACCCGTATGATTGATGCCATGACCATCAATATGCGTGTGGCGGCTCCTCATGTAACAAGTGAAGAGTAAAGACGAAGAAAATAAATAGAATCAAGCAAATTTATATCCATGGCAATCAAGAAAAGACCGGTTTCGCCTCGCCAGAAGATGATTAACCTGATGTATGTCATCCTGATGGCTATGTTGGCGCTGAATACTCCTACAGATGAGGAATTCGGTGTCAAAGGCAAGTCTATTGTCGAGAAAATCAAGAAAAGTCTTGCCGATGATGGGAAGAAATCGGATGAGGAGAAGAAAAATATAGATCTGGTAGAACTGAATGTGAATGAACTCGATGCATTCGTTATTCCAGAGAAAACAACCCTCTATGCCGGTGAACGTTTCAATTCGCATGTGGTGATGGCTGCAATAGACAGTACACAGCGCCCGGAAATCTATGTGAATGGTAGTAGGCTTAATGCCGAGAATGGCAGATACAGTTTTGTGGCAGGTGGCGTAGGTGAGCATCAGTTTGGCGGTTACATTCTGATGAGAGGCAAGAATGGCGAGATGATGCGACGCAATTTCGTTCAGAAATACACCGTATTGCCTGTTCCTAATACAGCTACCGTTGCTGCCGACCTGATGAATGTGCTCTATGCAGGCTATGCCAATCCTATCAGCATCAGCGTTCCTGGTGTTCCGGCAAATGCTATCTCTGCAACCATGACAGGCGGTTCTTTCGTAGCTAAGGGCAATGGTCATTTCGTGGCTACACCTTCAGCGGTGGGTAAGGATGTTACCATCCATGTGACAGCCCGCGATAAGGGACAGGTGAGAAGTCTGCCTCCATTCGTATTCCATGTAAGAAAACTTCCTGACCCAACAGCTTATATTGCGATGGGTACAGACAGATTTAGAGGTGGTGCTCTATCGAAAGGTGCTCTGATGGGTGCTCCAGGCATTCATGCAGCCATAGATGACGGACTCCTTGATATTCCGTTTAAGGTACTGGGCTTCGAAACCGTATTCTTCGATAATATGGGAAATGCCATACCTTTGGCTTCGGCGGGTTCCAATTTCTCAGAACGACAGCGCGAAGAGTTCAGAAAACTGTCAAGAAACCGACGCTTCTATATCTCGCATATCAAGGCTGTAGGTCCTGATGGAATTACCCGAAATCTGCCGGCAGCAATGGAAGTTATCGTCAGGTAAGTGAAGTAAGTGAAGAGTTCAACGGCTTTACTTATCATAAAGTTCAAAGTTCAATGTTCAAAGTTCAATGTAATGAAAAAGATATTATTCATATTCATGCTTTTGGGAATGGTGCAGAGCATCATGGCACAGCCAGCGGCTCGCAGAAAGCAGGCTCAGCAAAAGGCACAACAGTCGAATGCTGATAATATGACCTTGCGTGCCAAACTTTATTTCCCTACAGCCATTCCGATGGATGAGGACGTGGTTTGGAGAAGAGACATCTATCGTGAACTCAATCTCACAGATGATGCCAATGCTGCCTTGTATTATCCTGTAGAGCCAACAGATGGTAAGATGAATCTCTTTACCTATATCTTTAAACTGATGTTTACGGGTAGAGTGCCTGTTTATCAGTATCGTATGGATGGTAATGAAGATTTTTCTGCCGCCAACCGTCTTACTCCGAAAGCATTCGTAGATAATTATCATATCTACTACGAGAAGACTGATAATGGAAAGGTGCATATTGATGACAGCGATATTCCGTCAGCAGAAGTGAAATCGTACTATGTGAAGGAGACTTCTTATTATGACCAGAAAACAGCTTCTTTCCATACCAAGGTATTGGCTTTGTGCCCTATCATGACCCGTAATGATGACTTTGGAGATGTAGGAAACAAGTATCCGCTCTTCTGGGTGAAGTATGATGATTTGGCTCCTTTCCTGGCTAAGCAGCAGCTGATGACCAGTAATGTGAACAATGCTGCTGTGATGAGCGCAGAAGATTATTTTACCAAGAATCTGTATCAGGGTAAAATCTACAAGACCAATAATATGCAGGGCAATACCCTGGCACAATACTGTCCTTCGGATACTGCCATGGCGAAGGAACAGAAACGCATAGAAGCTGAGTTGGCTGCCTTTGAGAAGAATATCTGGGGTAATCAGGCTCGGAAGGATTCTCTTGACAGTATTGCCAAGGCAGAAAAGAATATGGATGCCAAGACTCTGAAGAAAAGCCGTAACAGAAGAAGTGGTTCTGCATCTAAACCAGCTAAGACTTCTACTGTTAAAAAACGCAGATCAGGAGGAAGCTATGTTTCTTCTGGTGGCTCAGCTAGGGTAACGGTTCGTAGAGAGCGTCATTAATTTATATTAGAATTAAAGTAAATATAGAATGAAGAAAGTTTTATCAGTATTAATGGTTGTAGCAGCCATGATGTTTGCTACAAATGCAAATGCCCAGATTAAGTTTGGTTTGAAGGGCGGTTTGGATGTTACTAACATGTCTTTGAGTAACGATGTATTCGATGCATCTAACAAGACTGGTTTCTTTGTAGGTCCAATGGTAAAGGTTACTATCCCTGTTGTTGGCTTGAGTTTTGATGCTGCTGCCTTGTACGATCAGAAGGAAGCTAAGGTATCTGTAAATGATGCAGAGACAACGATGACTCAGAAATCTCTTAATATCCCAGTAAACGTACGTTATGGCTTCGGTTTGAGCAGTTTGGCTAATGTTTTCGTTTTCGCTGGTCCACAGTGGGGTATCAACGTTGGTGACAAGAACTTCGAGTGGAATAAATCAGGCTGTTATTCTCTGAAGAAAACAAACTTCAGTGTAAACGTAGGTTTGGGTGTTACCCTGCTGAGCCATCTCCAGCTCTCTGCAAACTATAACATCGCTTGCGGTAAGACTGCAGATGTTACCTGGGAGGAAACAAGCGAAAAGATTGTGAATGGTAACAGTAAGAATAACAGTTGGCAGATTGCTTTGGGTTATTGGTTCTAATCTTGTAAAAGAACAGGACAGATTATGTGTGAGAACATCGTATGGTCTCGCCTAGTACATCTTAAAATATATAAAAGCAGGTATCCGATGATGGGTATCTGCTTTTTTTTTGCTAACTTTGCAAGTCGAAAGTCTGAATGGTGGATATTTCAAGGTTAAAGAATATTAGATATGAAGTATGTAGATGTGATATTACCCCTTCCGCTCGACGGAACCTTTACTTATTCTGTCCCTGATGGGATAGAAGGGAAAGTTGTGCCTGGGGTACGCTTGCTGGTTCCTCTTGGGAAAAGTAAGAAATATATCGCAATGGCTACCCGGCTGCATGATGATAAGCCTGCATTCTCCTGCAAACCTGTCGAGGCGATACTTGACAATACGCCTTCGCTGTTGCCTCAGCAGATGAGATTGTGGCAATGGATTGGCTATTATTATATGGCTCCGTTAGGCGATGTCTACAATGCAGCTATGCCTGGTGGTCTGAAGTCTACAGAGAAATTCAAGCCCAAGATGGAACTCTATGTAGAACTTGCCAGTACGTACCGTAGTGAGCAGGCACTTCATGTAGCGCTCAACCTGGTGCAAAGAGCCTTGAAGCAAGCCAAAACATTAACCACCTTTCTGAGTCTCTCACATTGGGACAGTCTTGATGGAGATACGCCTAGAGAAGGCATAAAAAAAGTGACCAAGGAAGAACTGATGAACGAGAGCCATTGTACGGCTGCTGTTGTCAAGGCGCTTATCGACAGGGGAATTCTCTTTACTTATGAATTGGAAATAGGACGATTGAATACGAATGGAGAATCTCATCTTGATTTGATTAAACCTCTCTCCTTGGCTCAGCAAGATGCCTATAATGGAATCCTGATGCAAATGATGAAAAAGGATGTTGTATTGCTTCATGGTGTGACATCCAGCGGAAAGACGGAAATCTACATTCATCTTATCAGAAAAGCCATAGAGGAGCATAAGCAGGTGCTCTATCTTCTGCCGGAAATCGCTCTGACCGTACAAATCATGGAGCGCCTTCATAGAGTTTTCGGTGACCGGCTGGGCATCTACCACTCTAAATATAGTGATGCTGAGCGTGTAGAAATCTGGCAGAAACAACTCTCTGATCATCCCTATGATGTAATCCTGGGTGCAAGAAGTGCCGTCTTCCTGCCTTTTAAGAATTTGGGACTCGTCATCATAGACGAAGAGCACGAGACTTCCTTTAAACAACAGGATCCCGCTCCGCGCTACCATGCCAGAAGTGCTGCCATTGTGCTTGCCAAAATGTATGGGGCAAAGACTTTATTGGGTACGGCTACGCCTTCGATGGAGAGTTATTATAATGCGCAGCAAGGTAAGTATGGACTGGTAGAACTGAAGACAAGATACAAAGGTATTCAGTTGCCGGAAATTCAGGTGGTAGATGTAAAAGACTTGCGCCGCCGTAAGATGATGAGCGGTCCTTTCTCTCCACAGCTTTTGGCTGCAGTAAGAGAGGCTTTGAAGAATGGGCAACAGGCAATCCTCTTTCAGAATCGTCGTGGTTTTGCGCCGATGGTTGAATGTAAGGTATGTGGTTGGGTGCCGAAATGTAAGAACTGTGATGTCTCGCTTACGTTGCATAAGAGTATCAACCTGCTGACTTGCCATTATTGTGGTTACACTTATCCGGTTCCTACGGAATGTCCTAACTGTGGCAGTACGGAAATCATGGGACGCGGTTTTGGTACCGAGAAGATAGAAGACCAGATAGCGGAAATCTTTCCGGAAGCCAAGATTGCCAGAATGGATTTGGATACAACACGTACACGAAATGCCTACGAACGTCTTATCGCAGACTTCTCTGAAGGCAGAACGAATCTTCTCATAGGTACGCAAATGGTTTCTAAGGGTCTCGATTTCGATAAGGTGAGTGTAGTAGGCATCCTGAATGCTGATTCGATGCTCAACTATCCCGATTTCCGTGCCTACGAGCATGCTTTCATGATGATGGCACAGGTGAGTGGTAGAGCTGGAAGAAAAGGTAAACGTGGCTTGGTGATTCTACAGACCAAGAATCCTACCTTGCCTGTCATCGGACAGGTGGTGCATAATGATTATGAAGGCTTGTATCAGGGTATTCTGGAGGAGAGAAGAACTTTTCATTATCCACCTTTCTTCCACCTGATTAATGTGTATGTAAAACATAAATATGATAAGGTATGCGAACAGGCTAGCCATGAGCTCAGCAAAACGCTGAGAAGCTGGTTTGGCGAGCGTGTGTTGGGACCCGATAAACCTGCTGTGGCAAGGGTTAAGACGATGAACATCCGAAAGATTGTTATCAAACTGGAAAATGGTATTGATCAGCAGAAGGTAAGAGAATATCTGAAGTTTGCTCAACAGCAGATGGGAAAGGATCCGAGATATGGAGCTCTGCAGATTTATTATGATGTAGACCCATTGTAGTTTCCTGGACATCCTTTTCTCTGGCAGAATGGAAGAAAATATGATTGGTAAATAAAATGAAAAAGGCTATCCGTTACTTGTTGCAAGAACGGGTAGCCTTTTAATTATGATATTTGTAGTTATGTTTAGAAGTTGATGTCAAGACCTACTGCGAATACGTTGTTGTTACGTGTGTAGTCAGAACTGTAGGTCTTTCCTATTAGTTCTACATTCTCTGAAGTCTTCTTGTGCTGATAGAAGGTGTGGAAGTAAGCCACGTTCAAATCCATCTTCTTGTTGATGTGGTATACACCACCAACTGCTACAGAGTTTGAACTGACAACGAATGATTTGTCGTCCATGTATCTTTTTGAAGCTGGTGTGTCAAGGTTCTCATCAGGCAAACCATAGTTGGTGTTCTGCCAGCCAGTACTCAAGGTAATCTTCTTGTTTACGTCTACCTCGACACCTGCGTTGTACTCCAATGTACCACGCTTTAACTTCTCCTGTCGGTTGTTGTAAGATGTAGCGTGCTTGTCATCGAACCAGTGGAAACCAACGTTTACTCTAACTGCATCAACAGGGCTATAGCCAACACCGAGTGCCAGATAAGCAGGAATATCACCCGCAATCTTCTTGCCATCTTCATATTCGCCGATAGCTTTTTCGAGCTTGGTGTCGAACTCGGTCTTCAACTGTCCCATGGCTCCCTGAATATCTGGGTTGCCGATGATGGCATTTGCAGCAGCCTCTGGTACACCACCTGCAATGTAGGCGTTGCGGAGGTTGTCTGGCAGGTTACCGATACTAGGTACCTGGTTTACTGACTTGTTCTTCAGGCGGATACGAGTCTTAAACTCATATTTGGCAGCGAAGTTCCACTTGCCAGTCTTGAAATCCACACCAATAATAGGAGTGAAGCCCACACCGCTCTGGTCACAGCTCAACTCAATGTTGGCAGCTGTTTCCTTGGTTGGGTCGAGCACCTTATAGAGAGGCATGTTGCCTACCTTGATATCTTCTACATATCCGTAGTAGTTAGTAGATGCATAGACACCTCGTACGCCTGCGAATGCGCTGAAGTTGTCGCTGAACTTATAGGCTGCACCCAGAGAGAGACCATAGTAGTACTGGCGGCCGTGCATATAGCTGTTGTAGCTATACTTGCCTTCTTTACCGAAATTCTTATCGCTAGTAAAAACAGCTGGTACGCCATACTTTGCTGCAACCTTATCCACAGCACCTGCCAAATCGCAAGCAGCCATTGCTGTCTCAGCTACAATCTTCTCGAAAGAGCCAAGACCATTATCGAAGGTACACTTGCCACCGCCACCCGTGAGGGCGAAGCTAGCCTGGAGTGACCATCTACCTTTATTATAAGCATACTGGAATGAAGGGATGACAGGCGCAAAAGCTTTACCCTTAAAAGTACGAGGAGTAATAGGATTGTTCACATTGTTTGTGAACAGAGCATAATCATTTTCAATGCTACGTGTCTGGTAAGCCAACTGCCAGTTGATGGCGAGATGGTGACCTTCACCCATGAATACAACTCCGGCTGGATTATAATAAACACCGTCGATACCAATTGAAGCCTCACGGCTCATCATTCTGTTGAATGCTACATGTTGATTGGTGTTGGTGAGCAAACCGCCTGCAAAAGATGGGGTTGCACAAGCCATCGCAATGGCCAAACCAACTAATTTTAGTTTCTTCATCTTAATAATATTAAATAAAAACGTCCGCAAAGGTAATTATAATGTTCTATTTCGCTATTGGTTTTATTAAATATTTAAAACATATTAACGCAAAAAGCCCTTTCTCTTGCACAGATTTAAAAAACTGTGCAAGAAAAAGGGCTTTTATCGGTTATGTTTTACCTTTTTGTATATCCGTTTATACGCTTTACGGCATAAGAACTTCACGAATTGTATCTTTACTCTTGTTCTTTAGACTCCTGACTCGTCTTTTTGCCGGCATTCTGTCTTACGTTTAAGTGAGGATACGAAATACGGGTATGGTAAATAGCCTTGAGTCGTTCGATGAGTACTTGTTTAGCGAGAGCAATGTCTCGGAACGTGATAGGGCACTCCTTGAAGAAACCATCTGCCACCTGTCCGTCGATGAGTTTATTGACGAGGTTACTGATGCTTTCTTCAGTATATTCGTTCAGAGAGCGCGAAGCCGCTTCAACCGTATCTGCCATCATCAGGATGGCCTGTTCGCGGGTAAATGGGTTCGGACCAGGATATTGGAACTGCGACTTGTCAATCACCTCTGTAGGGTGAGCATTACAGTAATTAATATAGAAATACTTGGTGATGCCCGTTCCGTGATGAGTAGTGATGAAATCCTTTATGATGCCTGGCAGACCAACTTTCTCTGCCATCTTCAGACCTTCTGAAACATGGCTTATGATAATCTGTGCGCTCTCAAGGTCGCTTAACTGGTCGTGAGGATTAACGCCCGCCTGATTCTCTGTGAAGAAAACAGGGTTAGTCATCTTACCGATATCATGATAGAGTGCTCCGGTACGTACCAGGAGACTGTTAGCTCTGATGCGGTTGGCAATCTCTGCTGCCAGGTTACCTACGGTGATAGAATGCTGGAAGGTGCCTGGAGCAATCTCACTCAGGTTGCGGAGTAATCCCTTGTTGGTATTTGACAACTCGAAAAGTGTAACATTAGATGTAAATCCAAACATCTTTTCTATAATGTACATGAGCGGATAAGAGAGTAGCAGGAAGATGCCGTTTACGGTAAAGTAGGTATACATGCTGGCATCTACGTTGAACACCTGGTTGTCCTGCATCAGCTGAAGGGCAAGATATACTACACTGCTGGCTATAGTTACCAACAGGGCTGTGATGAATATCTGCGAGCGCTTGCTGAGTTCACGCAAACTGTAAATAGCAACAAGACCTGCTACCAGCTGTACGATGATAAACTCGTATTGGTATTTTACCGCTGCTGCACAAATAAGAATCATCGTAACGTGGCTGATAAAGGCTGTACGCGAGTCCATAAATACACGTACGAAGATAGGCGCCATGGCAAATGGGATGATATAGACACTGAAGAAATTGTGTTTCATCATGAGTGACACAAAGATAGGGAACAGCGTAATCATCGCATAAAGCATGGTAATGCTGCGCGGCTTATCAAAATAGTCTTTTCTGAAAAGTGAGAGATAAGAGGTAAACAGCATGACAAGAATGAAGATAAACAGTACCTGTCCGATGATAGTGGTTGTCAGCTCTTCCTGGGTAGAGCTGCGGCGCTTCATCTCCTTATCGAATGAATTGAGCACCCGATAGGTGTTGTTCGTAATCACTTCACCACGATCCACAATCTTCTGTCCGCTCATCACCATTCCGCTTGCCAGTGGAATGCTGCTCATCATGTCGGCTTTCTCTGCCTCGCTTCTTCCCTTATCGTATATGACGTTGGCTTCAACATAATTGTTGAGGTTGCAACGGGATAAAAGCTGTCGCTGGGTTGCCAGTTTCTCATCGTAGAAGATGCGTTCGTAAGCGGCAATAGTAGAGTAGAACGAACCGATAGGTACGCTCTTCACATTCTTTCCGTTGATAATTCGTATCATACTGGTAGAATCTTTGTAGATACGATTATATTCCGTGGTAGCGATGATACCGGTCTGATAAAGGCGCTGAAGCTGGTGGGCTATGAGTCCCACATATTCTTTTGGCAAACCTGGTACACCTTGGCTGAAGTCGTGCAGGAAACGGCTCACCTGTTCGCTGCCGATGGATTCATTGACAGTATAATAAGGTTGGAATTGCTTCATCAGCGAATCCTGTTCACGCTTGATGGCTTCATCGGTCTTATAGATCGGAAAGTCAAATTTTGCGATGACGGAACCATACATCCATGGCTTTCCAACATCGTACCTGAACATCCTTCCTTCGTTGCGA of Segatella copri contains these proteins:
- a CDS encoding SUMF1/EgtB/PvdO family nonheme iron enzyme; this translates as MKKSILLLSAFAILLTLSGCFGAKQASVAGRGGEVVGVSGRSFVEPAPYGMVKINRGFLKMGMETQDSLWGMKTPRKDVSVDGFWMDDTEITNSEYKQFVAYVRDSILRTRLADPAYGGDETYMITEDKNGDPVTPHVNWKKALPKKPNEDEQRAFESLYETNPVTGEKLIDWRQLNYKYEIYDYTAAAQRKFRLNPQERTFNTDVKINPDEVVMISKDTAYYDDEGRVVRETINRPLSGPWDFLNTYIVNVYPDTTCWVNDFRNAENETYLRSYFSNPAYNDYPVVGVTWEQANAFCAWRTDYLLKGLGPEARYVQRYRLPTEAEWEYAARGKNQNEFPWDNADVKNGDGCFYANFKPDRGNYTKDGNLITSKVAIYSPNSNGLYDMAGNVAEWTSTVYTEAGVDAMSDFNPTLQYNAAIEDPYRLKKKSVRGGSWKDPESFIRSAWRTFEYQNQPRSYIGFRCVRSLATTASGKQKPLKNKNRR
- the gldL gene encoding gliding motility protein GldL, with translation MSYYSKFNIVYRLQKWMDSVPGQTFLNYAYSWGASIVIAGTLFKLTHLPGANLMLFLGMGTEILVFFLSAFDRPFDKTAEGRDLPTHATEEYLEGKVSAEEMMTAKNRSETIQPQVSSPVSPVMTAAPELTPLNPEVVEVQNSYVEQLKSLVETLSKVNEQSSRLTRDSEEMENLNRTLTGISRVYEMQLKSASQQIGTIDQINEQTKMMAKQIEQLNKIYTRMIDAMTINMRVAAPHVTSEE
- the gldN gene encoding gliding motility protein GldN, with translation MKKILFIFMLLGMVQSIMAQPAARRKQAQQKAQQSNADNMTLRAKLYFPTAIPMDEDVVWRRDIYRELNLTDDANAALYYPVEPTDGKMNLFTYIFKLMFTGRVPVYQYRMDGNEDFSAANRLTPKAFVDNYHIYYEKTDNGKVHIDDSDIPSAEVKSYYVKETSYYDQKTASFHTKVLALCPIMTRNDDFGDVGNKYPLFWVKYDDLAPFLAKQQLMTSNVNNAAVMSAEDYFTKNLYQGKIYKTNNMQGNTLAQYCPSDTAMAKEQKRIEAELAAFEKNIWGNQARKDSLDSIAKAEKNMDAKTLKKSRNRRSGSASKPAKTSTVKKRRSGGSYVSSGGSARVTVRRERH
- a CDS encoding porin family protein, with amino-acid sequence MKKVLSVLMVVAAMMFATNANAQIKFGLKGGLDVTNMSLSNDVFDASNKTGFFVGPMVKVTIPVVGLSFDAAALYDQKEAKVSVNDAETTMTQKSLNIPVNVRYGFGLSSLANVFVFAGPQWGINVGDKNFEWNKSGCYSLKKTNFSVNVGLGVTLLSHLQLSANYNIACGKTADVTWEETSEKIVNGNSKNNSWQIALGYWF
- the priA gene encoding replication restart helicase PriA — its product is MKYVDVILPLPLDGTFTYSVPDGIEGKVVPGVRLLVPLGKSKKYIAMATRLHDDKPAFSCKPVEAILDNTPSLLPQQMRLWQWIGYYYMAPLGDVYNAAMPGGLKSTEKFKPKMELYVELASTYRSEQALHVALNLVQRALKQAKTLTTFLSLSHWDSLDGDTPREGIKKVTKEELMNESHCTAAVVKALIDRGILFTYELEIGRLNTNGESHLDLIKPLSLAQQDAYNGILMQMMKKDVVLLHGVTSSGKTEIYIHLIRKAIEEHKQVLYLLPEIALTVQIMERLHRVFGDRLGIYHSKYSDAERVEIWQKQLSDHPYDVILGARSAVFLPFKNLGLVIIDEEHETSFKQQDPAPRYHARSAAIVLAKMYGAKTLLGTATPSMESYYNAQQGKYGLVELKTRYKGIQLPEIQVVDVKDLRRRKMMSGPFSPQLLAAVREALKNGQQAILFQNRRGFAPMVECKVCGWVPKCKNCDVSLTLHKSINLLTCHYCGYTYPVPTECPNCGSTEIMGRGFGTEKIEDQIAEIFPEAKIARMDLDTTRTRNAYERLIADFSEGRTNLLIGTQMVSKGLDFDKVSVVGILNADSMLNYPDFRAYEHAFMMMAQVSGRAGRKGKRGLVILQTKNPTLPVIGQVVHNDYEGLYQGILEERRTFHYPPFFHLINVYVKHKYDKVCEQASHELSKTLRSWFGERVLGPDKPAVARVKTMNIRKIVIKLENGIDQQKVREYLKFAQQQMGKDPRYGALQIYYDVDPL
- a CDS encoding OmpP1/FadL family transporter, translated to MKKLKLVGLAIAMACATPSFAGGLLTNTNQHVAFNRMMSREASIGIDGVYYNPAGVVFMGEGHHLAINWQLAYQTRSIENDYALFTNNVNNPITPRTFKGKAFAPVIPSFQYAYNKGRWSLQASFALTGGGGKCTFDNGLGSFEKIVAETAMAACDLAGAVDKVAAKYGVPAVFTSDKNFGKEGKYSYNSYMHGRQYYYGLSLGAAYKFSDNFSAFAGVRGVYASTNYYGYVEDIKVGNMPLYKVLDPTKETAANIELSCDQSGVGFTPIIGVDFKTGKWNFAAKYEFKTRIRLKNKSVNQVPSIGNLPDNLRNAYIAGGVPEAAANAIIGNPDIQGAMGQLKTEFDTKLEKAIGEYEDGKKIAGDIPAYLALGVGYSPVDAVRVNVGFHWFDDKHATSYNNRQEKLKRGTLEYNAGVEVDVNKKITLSTGWQNTNYGLPDENLDTPASKRYMDDKSFVVSSNSVAVGGVYHINKKMDLNVAYFHTFYQHKKTSENVELIGKTYSSDYTRNNNVFAVGLDINF
- a CDS encoding HD family phosphohydrolase, which encodes MSIFNNPEENYWRNFATKTVLILITVAIIVWFLPRNEGRMFRYDVGKPWMYGSVIAKFDFPIYKTDEAIKREQDSLMKQFQPYYTVNESIGSEQVSRFLHDFSQGVPGLPKEYVGLIAHQLQRLYQTGIIATTEYNRIYKDSTSMIRIINGKNVKSVPIGSFYSTIAAYERIFYDEKLATQRQLLSRCNLNNYVEANVIYDKGRSEAEKADMMSSIPLASGMVMSGQKIVDRGEVITNNTYRVLNSFDKEMKRRSSTQEELTTTIIGQVLFIFILVMLFTSYLSLFRKDYFDKPRSITMLYAMITLFPIFVSLMMKHNFFSVYIIPFAMAPIFVRVFMDSRTAFISHVTMILICAAAVKYQYEFIIVQLVAGLVAIYSLRELSKRSQIFITALLVTIASSVVYLALQLMQDNQVFNVDASMYTYFTVNGIFLLLSYPLMYIIEKMFGFTSNVTLFELSNTNKGLLRNLSEIAPGTFQHSITVGNLAAEIANRIRANSLLVRTGALYHDIGKMTNPVFFTENQAGVNPHDQLSDLESAQIIISHVSEGLKMAEKVGLPGIIKDFITTHHGTGITKYFYINYCNAHPTEVIDKSQFQYPGPNPFTREQAILMMADTVEAASRSLNEYTEESISNLVNKLIDGQVADGFFKECPITFRDIALAKQVLIERLKAIYHTRISYPHLNVRQNAGKKTSQESKEQE